TGTGGGGGGGCGATCACCGGCTGCTGCTGCCGGCGAGCCTGCTGGGGGGCGGGGCGTTCCTGATCGCCGCGGACACGCTGGCTCGCAGCGCCACGGAGGCCATGGAGTTGCCGGTGGGCGTGGTCACAGCGCTGATCGGAGTGCCGGTCTTCGCGCTCCTGCTGAGGCGGAGCCTCGCGTGAGGGGGGCGCCCGAGTTCCGCGCCCGGGGCGTGACGTTTCGCTACCCGAGGAGCGCGCGGCCGGCGCTCGACGGCGTCGACTTCCACGCGCCCGCGGGCGTCCTGTCGACGGTGATAGGCCCCAACGGCAGCGGCAAATCGACGCTGCTCCGGGTGCTGCTCGGCGCCCACGTTCCCACCACCGGCGAGGTCACGTTCGCCGGCGCATCGGTGCCCGCGTGGGATCGGCGGGCGCTCGCGCGCCGGGTGGGAGTGGTCCCCCAATCGGAGACCGTGGCGTTCCCCATGCGCGTGCGTGACTACGTCGCCATGGGGCGCTACCCACACGTGGGACCGTGGCGACCCATGGCGGACTCCGACCACGCCGCCGTCTCCGACGCCATGGCGCGCTGCGACGCCGGCGCCTTCGCAGACCGCCTCCTGTCGACGCTGTCGGGCGGGGAGATGCAGCGCGTTCGCATCGCCCGCGCGTTGGCCCAGGAGCCCGAGGCGCTCGTCCTGGACGAGCCCACAGCGGCGCTCGACGTGCGCCACGAGATGGCCATTTTCTCGCTCCTGCTGGGCCTCGCCCGCGAGGGGCGCGCGGTGGTTCTCGTCACGCACTCGCTCAACCTCTCGGGGCGCTTCGCGGATCGCGTACTCCTTCTGGACCGGGGGCGGCCGAGGGCCGAGGGCCCTCCCGGCGATGTGCTTCGACAGGAGCACATCGAGCGGGTCTACGAGTGGCCCGTGCGCATCACGACACACCCGGGACCGGGTCGAGACCAGGGCGCGCCGCAGGTGGTGCCGCTGAGGAGACCGATCCGGCCCGGACCGCAACCCATTCCACCCGCATAGTCGCAGGAGAATCATGCGCATCCGTACTGCCCTCGGCGTCGCGACCACGACGCTTTGCCTTCTGGTTGCCCCGGGCGCGGCCCAGGAGTCCGCGGACACGGTCGTCTACCCGCTGCCCGGGCTGAGCGTCACCGCGCTACGCCTTCCGGTGCCTCGGGCCGCCGTACCGCTGAACGTGACGGTGGTCGATGGGGAGACGCTGCGAGCGCGCGGAATACGGTCGCTGGCCGAAGCGCTCGATGAGTGGGCGGGGATAACCGTCGTCGAAACCGGCTCGTTCGGAGGCACGACCTCCATCTTCGTGCGCGGCGGCGAGAGCGACTACGTGCGCGTGCTGATCGATGGCGTTCCCGTGAACGCCCCGGGCGGGGGGCTGAACATCGCCCACCTGACGGCAGCAAACATCGATCGCATCGAGGTCGTACGCGGTCCCAGCAGCGTGCTGTACGGATCCGATGCGGTGGCCGCGGTGATCGAGATACACACCAGGGAGGGTGCGGGCGCGCCGAAGTTGGACGCGCGCGCGCGGGGCGGCAGCCACGGCACCGTGGACCTGGCGGTCGCGGTCTTCGGGGGCGGCGACCGGCTCTCCTACTCGGCGTCGCTGTCCAACTTCGACACCGACGGAGTATTGGATTTCAACAACCAGTATCGAAACACGGAGGCCAGCGCCCGCCTGGCGCTCCAGCCCGATGAGCTCACCTCGATAGCGCTTTCGCTGCGCTACTCGGACCACGACTTCCACTTCCCGACCAACGGCGCCGGCGCGCTCGTCGACCGAAATCAGTTCACCGCGGGCGACCGCACGGTGGCGTCGCTGGACGCCAGCCGCCGTTTCGGCCCTGTGGAGGCGGAGATCACGCTCGGAGCGCACCGCAGCGACGAGGGCATCCGCGACGCGTTCGATGACGCGGAAGACGCCGAATCGCTGCGCACCGACGACGAGGCGCGACGGCTGCTCGCGGACGCCCGTGCGCACGTTCGGTTGGAGGAGACCGCGGTCCTGACTATCGGCGGTCTGGTCGAGGACGAATCGCTGGAGACGGCGCTCGCCTCCGAGAGCTCTTTCGGGCCATTCGAGAGCGCCGCGGCCAACGATCGATCCACGCGCGCCCTGTACGGTCAGGTCCTCCTCACGCCGCGTACCGACGTGTCGCTCACCGGAGGTGTGCGTTACGAGGACAACGAAATCTTCGGAAGCCACACGACCTGGCGCCTGGGGGCGTCCTTCGCCCCCGCGGCTGCGCTCCGCGTGCGCGCGTCGGCCGGAACGGGCTTCAAGGAGCCGACCTTCTTCGAGAACTTCGCGGAAGGATTCG
The Gemmatimonadota bacterium genome window above contains:
- a CDS encoding TonB-dependent receptor; the encoded protein is MRIRTALGVATTTLCLLVAPGAAQESADTVVYPLPGLSVTALRLPVPRAAVPLNVTVVDGETLRARGIRSLAEALDEWAGITVVETGSFGGTTSIFVRGGESDYVRVLIDGVPVNAPGGGLNIAHLTAANIDRIEVVRGPSSVLYGSDAVAAVIEIHTREGAGAPKLDARARGGSHGTVDLAVAVFGGGDRLSYSASLSNFDTDGVLDFNNQYRNTEASARLALQPDELTSIALSLRYSDHDFHFPTNGAGALVDRNQFTAGDRTVASLDASRRFGPVEAEITLGAHRSDEGIRDAFDDAEDAESLRTDDEARRLLADARAHVRLEETAVLTIGGLVEDESLETALASESSFGPFESAAANDRSTRALYGQVLLTPRTDVSLTGGVRYEDNEIFGSHTTWRLGASFAPAAALRVRASAGTGFKEPTFFENFAEGFALGNPDLVPEESRSWEVGLDAATRDGAATLSATFFDQRFDELIDFTFAPPVDGDPNFFNIARADARGMEISGEAALGGGIGIAADYTWLDTEVRDPGFDVTADATFAPGQRLLRRPRHSWSSRVTWRSQAVGVLAAEGRYVGAREDQDFSSFPAVRVESDAFFLLDVSAEVPLLRSDRGRRLAAVVRIENLLDESYEDPTGFQARGFTVLAGLRAGLGR
- a CDS encoding ABC transporter ATP-binding protein; the protein is MRGAPEFRARGVTFRYPRSARPALDGVDFHAPAGVLSTVIGPNGSGKSTLLRVLLGAHVPTTGEVTFAGASVPAWDRRALARRVGVVPQSETVAFPMRVRDYVAMGRYPHVGPWRPMADSDHAAVSDAMARCDAGAFADRLLSTLSGGEMQRVRIARALAQEPEALVLDEPTAALDVRHEMAIFSLLLGLAREGRAVVLVTHSLNLSGRFADRVLLLDRGRPRAEGPPGDVLRQEHIERVYEWPVRITTHPGPGRDQGAPQVVPLRRPIRPGPQPIPPA